Below is a genomic region from Brassica rapa cultivar Chiifu-401-42 chromosome A08, CAAS_Brap_v3.01, whole genome shotgun sequence.
AAGAACATAGTAAGATTGATGGCTAATGTCCAGCAAAGGTATGGTATTACAGAACCTATCTCTTTGGGAGGACCAACGGAGCTTGATGTGGTGAAGACCCGAGAGCTTGAGAAGGTTGTGGTGATACCTTAAAAGCTTGTGTTTTTGTTATGCTATAAGTTTCTTGTTGAATTTACTTGTATCTTTGTTACTTGGTTGTTCAGTATTTGCAAGATGTTGGACTGTATGAAGGGAAGGAGGAAGCTGTTAGAAGGGAGGAGGTTCTCGGGAGACTAGACCAGGTTAGAAGAAATTGTGCTTATGGGTTTTTCATTGTTGTTTGTAACAAATCCATGGTAAGGTCTTCTTTGTTATGTGTGCAGATTGTAAAAACATGGATTAAGACGATCAGCCGCGCCAAAGGGTTGAATGATCAGCTGCTTCATGAGGCGAATGCAGAGATATTTACTTTCGGTTCTTATCGGCTAGGGGTAACCATCTAGAAGATTAACTTTGTTTTACTCATTCCTTTTTGTACTTTGAACTCTTTGGTGTAGAGTGAAAGGATAAATGGTGAATTGGTGAAAGTCTGTGTTTTCATTCTGTTGTTTTTAGATGTTCCTGTGTAGGAAGTAGCATAAATTATCTTCACATGCTCTTTTGTAGTGTTCCAATAACAGTTTGTTTTACTTGCTCAAATAGGTACATGGACCTGGTGCTGATATAGACACTTTATGTGTGGGGCCTAGACATGCAACTAGAGAAGTACTATTAACCTCTTGCATCTATACGTTGGCCTATATGTGTCTTATGTTAGATTTATTAacttcagtcttcttctttgTATTGCCAATAGGGTGATTTCTTTGGTGAGCTACAAAGGATGCTGTCCGAAATGCCTGAAGTAACTGAGCTGCACCCTGTGCCTGATGCTCATGTTCCCTTGATGGGATTCAAACTTAATGGAATTTCTATAGATCTTCTGTATGCACAACTTCCACTCTGGGTTATACCTAAGGTATTTTCTATGTCATTGTTGTTATGGTTAATAATATATCATGCTGTTTTCAATATGTTCATGGTTTTGAACGGATGTTATGAGTGGATCATTTGGAAGAATCTTAAATGTGTTCCCTGCCTGATGTTAATGGTACTGGAAGAATCTTAAATGTGTTCCCTGCCTGATGTTAATGGTACAGGACTTAGATATATCACAGGATTCCATTCTACAGAATGCTGATGAGCAAACTGTTCGAAGTCTCAATGGTTGTAGAGTCACTGACCAGATCTTGCGTTTGGTTCCTAACATTGAGGTTTTGTGCTTACTCTTAGTTTTATAGAACTTTCAAAATCCATCCATAAGCTTCCTAATTCGGATTCTATGTTCTTATTTATAAGCAGAATTTTAGGACAACATTAAGATGCATGAGGTTTTGGGCCAAGCGACGTGGAGTATACTCTAATGTATGGATAACGCTTCTCTAAAACCCTTTTACTTCCATTTCATATTTAGTGACTATCATGTTACTTATGTCAAGTCTTTCTCCGACAATATGCTAGGTCTCTGGATTCCTTGGTGGTATAAACTGGGCGTTGCTCGTAGCTCGGATATGCCAGCTTTATCCTAACGCACTCCCAAATATGTTAGCGTCTCGGTTCTTTAGGGTCTACACTCAATGGCGTTGGCCAAACCCTGTCCTTCTTTGTTCTATTGATGGAGGATCCTTCGGTCTTCAAGTTTGGGATCCTAGAAGAAACCCAAAAGACAGGTTGCACATGATGCCCATCATTACTCCCGCTTATCCTTGTATGAACTCCAGTTATAACGTCTCTGCAAGTACGTTGAGGATTATGACGGGAGAGTTTCAGAGAGGCAAAGATATATGTGAGGTAAGAGTTAGATAGTCCTAAGGCTTCTATGCTAATTGATGAGTCATTATGACTGTCGTCTGATGTCTTGCAGGCTATGGAGGCAAACAAAGCTGACTGGGATACCCTTTTTGAGCCATTTGCATTCTTTGAAGCTTATAAAAACTATCTTCAGATTGACATTTCTGCTGCAAATGTAGATGATCTAAGGAAATGGAAAGGCTGGGTTGAGTCACGTCTCAGACAGCTTACACTAAAGGTGACACTTTGTTTATTCTCAGATGATATTAAACAAATTTGTATAGGAATCACTGATTATTTTACATTGTACTATTAGATTGAGAGATATACTTATGACATGCTGCAATGCCATCCTCATACACATGATTATCAAGACGCATCCAGGCCACTCCATTGCTCTTACTTCATGGGTCTGCAGCGCAAACAAGGAGTTCCAGCAGCAGAAGGCGAGCAATTCGATATCAGAAGAACAGTTGAGGAGTTTAAACACACAGTTAACGGTTACATGCTGTGGATTCCCGGGATGGAGATTGGTGTCAGCCATATAAAGCGGAGAAGCATCCCTAGCTTTGTGTTTCCTGGTGGAGTTAGACCTTCACATGCCTCTAAAGGAACATGGGACAGCAAACGCCGTTCAGAGAACAGGATTACTTCTACAGCGAGTGCAGCTACTGCTACTACTACTAATGAAGCGAGTTCTGAAAGTAAAGGTGGTTCTAACAGTTCAGGAGATGGGAAGAAGAGAAAACGGGGAGACGATGAGACGCTCACTGATCAGTTAAAGAACTCTAAACGCCTTTCAGTTTCAGTGCCTGTAGAGAATGGTGAAGGCGGGAGCCCGGATCCATCTGGTGGATCCGTTTGCTCTAGTCCTCCGAAAGATTGTTGTACAAACGGAAAATCTGACCCCGTCATTAAGGATCCACCAGAGAGTGTTGTTGTTTTCAGTAAGGATGCAACAGAGAGTCATCCAATAGAGAAGATAGCCACTCCTCAAGCTCGGAGTCAAGAAACCGAGGAGCTTGAAGACGGTTTTGATTTTGGAAACCAAGTGATTGAGCAGATTTCAAATAAGGATACATTCTTGGCGGCTAGTGCAACTATACTTCCATCCGAGACCAATACTTCAAACGGCTCACCATTCTCCAATGAAGCAGTAGAAGAACtcgaggttttttttttctctttttagttGATTTCTATACTTTAAGGTGGTCTCTTGATCTTGTTCTTGTctgatttttccttttcttacaGGTTCTACCAATGCCACAGCCTGAGGTGATGCATAGAGCTTCAGTGCAACAGCGCAAACCGATAATCAAGTAAGCGTTTGTGTTTATTTACTTAGTTTGAATCTGCTT
It encodes:
- the LOC103835928 gene encoding nuclear poly(A) polymerase 1, with protein sequence MANVQQRYGITEPISLGGPTELDVVKTRELEKYLQDVGLYEGKEEAVRREEVLGRLDQIVKTWIKTISRAKGLNDQLLHEANAEIFTFGSYRLGVHGPGADIDTLCVGPRHATREGDFFGELQRMLSEMPEVTELHPVPDAHVPLMGFKLNGISIDLLYAQLPLWVIPKDLDISQDSILQNADEQTVRSLNGCRVTDQILRLVPNIENFRTTLRCMRFWAKRRGVYSNVSGFLGGINWALLVARICQLYPNALPNMLASRFFRVYTQWRWPNPVLLCSIDGGSFGLQVWDPRRNPKDRLHMMPIITPAYPCMNSSYNVSASTLRIMTGEFQRGKDICEAMEANKADWDTLFEPFAFFEAYKNYLQIDISAANVDDLRKWKGWVESRLRQLTLKIERYTYDMLQCHPHTHDYQDASRPLHCSYFMGLQRKQGVPAAEGEQFDIRRTVEEFKHTVNGYMLWIPGMEIGVSHIKRRSIPSFVFPGGVRPSHASKGTWDSKRRSENRITSTASAATATTTNEASSESKGGSNSSGDGKKRKRGDDETLTDQLKNSKRLSVSVPVENGEGGSPDPSGGSVCSSPPKDCCTNGKSDPVIKDPPESVVVFSKDATESHPIEKIATPQARSQETEELEDGFDFGNQVIEQISNKDTFLAASATILPSETNTSNGSPFSNEAVEELEVLPMPQPEVMHRASVQQRKPIIKLNFTSLGKTNGK